One window of the Pseudomonas lurida genome contains the following:
- a CDS encoding DUF883 family protein, which translates to MANTSLRKASLESMEAEISSLLKSLESLKDDASDESRKTLKALKSNAENALKHSRHLISDAYEESKVKIRETGVATRDYAQEHPWTTAGVAVGALGLLAAYLLCKRGD; encoded by the coding sequence ATGGCCAACACTTCTTTACGCAAAGCGTCGCTGGAAAGCATGGAAGCCGAGATTTCGAGCCTGCTCAAGTCACTTGAGAGTCTCAAGGACGATGCGTCCGATGAGTCGCGCAAAACGCTGAAGGCCCTGAAAAGCAATGCCGAGAATGCCCTCAAGCACTCCCGTCACCTGATCAGCGATGCCTACGAAGAAAGCAAAGTCAAAATCCGCGAAACCGGTGTTGCAACCCGCGATTACGCGCAAGAGCACCCATGGACCACCGCCGGCGTCGCTGTCGGTGCATTGGGTCTGCTGGCGGCTTATCTGCTGTGCAAACGCGGTGACTGA
- the trpB gene encoding tryptophan synthase subunit beta: MTQSQTDLRNGPDVNGLFGAFGGRYVAETLMPLILELAREYEAAKEDPAFKEELAYFQRDYVGRPSPLYFAERLTEFCGGAKIYLKREELNHTGAHKINNCIGQILLARRMGKKRIIAETGAGMHGVATATVAARFGLQCVIYMGTTDIERQQANVFRMKLLGAEVIPVVAGTGTLKDAMNEALRDWVTNVDDTFYLIGTVAGPHPYPAMVRDFQAVIGKETRDQLQAQEGRLPDSLVACIGGGSNAMGLFHPFLDDTSVQIIGVEAAGHGIETGKHAASLNGGVPGVLHGNRTFLLQDDDGQIIDAHSISAGLDYPGIGPEHAWLHDIGRVQYTSVTDDEALDAFHKCCRLEGIIPALESAHALAEVFKRAPTLPKDHLMVLNLSGRGDKDMQTVMHHMEQSKQEKH, encoded by the coding sequence ATGACTCAGTCCCAGACCGATCTACGTAACGGCCCAGACGTCAACGGCCTGTTTGGCGCGTTCGGCGGCCGCTACGTCGCTGAAACCCTGATGCCGTTGATCCTCGAACTGGCCCGCGAATACGAAGCGGCCAAGGAAGACCCGGCGTTCAAAGAAGAACTGGCTTACTTCCAGCGCGACTATGTCGGCCGTCCAAGCCCACTGTATTTCGCCGAACGCCTGACCGAATTCTGCGGCGGCGCCAAGATCTACCTCAAGCGTGAAGAGCTGAACCACACCGGCGCGCACAAGATCAACAACTGCATCGGCCAGATCCTGTTGGCACGGCGCATGGGCAAGAAACGCATCATTGCCGAGACCGGCGCCGGCATGCACGGCGTGGCCACCGCCACCGTGGCGGCGCGCTTCGGCCTGCAATGCGTGATCTACATGGGCACCACTGACATTGAGCGCCAGCAAGCCAACGTGTTCCGCATGAAGCTGCTGGGCGCCGAGGTGATCCCGGTAGTAGCCGGCACCGGCACGCTCAAAGACGCAATGAACGAAGCCCTGCGTGATTGGGTGACCAACGTCGACGACACGTTCTACCTGATCGGCACCGTCGCCGGCCCACACCCGTACCCTGCCATGGTGCGTGACTTCCAAGCCGTGATCGGCAAGGAAACCCGCGACCAGTTGCAAGCCCAGGAAGGCCGCCTGCCGGACAGCCTGGTGGCGTGCATCGGTGGCGGCTCCAATGCCATGGGCCTGTTCCACCCGTTCCTGGATGACACCAGCGTCCAGATCATCGGCGTTGAAGCCGCCGGCCACGGCATTGAGACCGGCAAGCATGCCGCCAGCCTAAACGGTGGCGTGCCCGGCGTACTGCACGGCAACCGCACTTTCCTGCTGCAAGACGACGATGGCCAGATTATCGACGCCCACTCCATCTCCGCGGGCCTCGACTACCCCGGCATCGGCCCTGAACACGCTTGGTTGCATGACATCGGCCGTGTCCAGTACACCTCGGTGACCGACGATGAGGCCCTGGATGCGTTCCACAAATGCTGCCGCCTGGAAGGGATTATTCCTGCACTGGAAAGCGCCCACGCGCTGGCCGAAGTGTTCAAGCGCGCACCCACCCTGCCGAAGGATCACCTGATGGTGCTCAACCTCTCGGGCCGTGGCGACAAAGACATGCAGACCGTGATGCACCATATGGAACAGTCTAAGCAGGAGAAACACTGA
- a CDS encoding LysR family transcriptional regulator: MSRDLPPLNALRAFEATARLNSVSQAAEQLHVTHGAVSRQLKVLEEHLGVSLFVKDGRGLKLTDSGIRLRDASAEAFERLRDVCAELTQSSADAPFVLGCSGSLLARWLIPRLGRLNADLPDLRLHLSAGDGDLDPRRPGLDALLVFAEPPWPADMQVYELASERIGPVMSPLFAGYERLRQAPAQALCGEALLHTTSRPQAWPSWAQQHGIAPGTLKHGQGFEHLYYLLEAAVAGLGVAIAPEPLVAEDLRAGRLVAPWGFSETPAHLALWLPKRAADGRAGQLAQWLKAELLRQPG, encoded by the coding sequence ATGAGCCGCGACCTTCCTCCCCTTAACGCGCTGCGTGCCTTTGAAGCCACCGCGCGCCTTAACAGCGTCAGCCAGGCTGCCGAGCAATTGCATGTGACCCACGGCGCCGTCAGCCGGCAGTTGAAGGTGCTGGAAGAGCATTTGGGGGTGAGCTTATTCGTCAAGGATGGACGCGGCCTTAAACTCACAGATTCCGGTATCCGTTTGCGTGACGCCAGCGCAGAAGCGTTCGAGCGGTTGAGGGATGTGTGTGCCGAACTCACCCAAAGCAGCGCCGACGCGCCGTTCGTGCTGGGGTGTTCGGGCAGCTTGCTGGCGCGCTGGTTGATCCCGCGCCTTGGCCGCCTGAACGCGGACCTGCCGGACCTGCGCCTGCATTTGTCGGCAGGTGATGGCGATCTCGATCCTCGCCGTCCTGGGCTGGATGCCCTGCTGGTGTTTGCCGAGCCGCCATGGCCCGCGGACATGCAGGTGTATGAGCTGGCCAGCGAGCGCATCGGCCCGGTGATGAGCCCGCTCTTCGCCGGCTATGAGCGCCTGCGCCAGGCGCCTGCCCAAGCCTTGTGTGGCGAAGCCTTGTTGCACACCACCTCACGCCCGCAAGCCTGGCCCAGTTGGGCGCAGCAACACGGGATCGCGCCCGGCACGTTGAAGCATGGCCAGGGGTTCGAGCATTTGTATTATTTGCTGGAGGCGGCGGTGGCAGGATTGGGGGTGGCGATCGCACCCGAGCCGCTGGTGGCAGAGGACTTGCGAGCGGGTCGCCTGGTGGCGCCATGGGGTTTCAGTGAAACCCCGGCCCACCTGGCGCTGTGGCTACCCAAGCGCGCCGCAGACGGTCGCGCTGGGCAGCTGGCGCAGTGGCTCAAGGCTGAGCTGTTGCGCCAGCCGGGTTAG
- a CDS encoding dodecin — protein MSDHHTYKKVELVGSSTTSIEDAINNALAEANKSIKHLEWFEVTETRGHIKDGKAAHFQVTLKVGFRIASS, from the coding sequence ATGAGTGATCATCACACTTACAAGAAAGTCGAATTGGTTGGCTCGTCCACCACCAGCATCGAAGACGCGATCAACAATGCCCTGGCCGAAGCCAACAAGAGCATCAAGCACCTGGAATGGTTCGAGGTGACCGAAACCCGTGGTCACATCAAGGACGGCAAGGCGGCACACTTCCAAGTGACCCTCAAAGTGGGGTTCCGAATTGCCAGTAGTTGA
- a CDS encoding DUF1161 domain-containing protein, which translates to MKKFLLAVGLLSIAGTALAAGKPCEELKSEIAAKIDAKGASGYSLEVVDKGAAAEGYTVVGSCEAGTKEIAYKRG; encoded by the coding sequence ATGAAGAAGTTCTTGTTAGCGGTAGGTTTGTTGAGCATTGCAGGCACAGCCCTGGCGGCGGGCAAGCCTTGTGAAGAGCTGAAAAGCGAAATTGCAGCGAAAATCGACGCCAAGGGCGCCTCGGGTTATTCGTTGGAAGTGGTGGATAAAGGCGCTGCAGCCGAGGGTTATACCGTAGTCGGCAGCTGCGAAGCCGGCACCAAGGAAATCGCCTACAAGCGCGGTTAA
- a CDS encoding LLM class flavin-dependent oxidoreductase, with protein MKSLSDVKFSTLDLVPVRANGSPAQSLRNSLDLAQHVEKFGYNRFWVAEHHNMDGIASSATSVLLGYLAGGTSTIRVGSGGVMLPNHAPLVIAEQFGTLESLYPGRIDLGLGRAPGSDQMTARALRRERSGSADDFPEDVAELMAYLGPRTPDQRVIAVPGTGTNVPVWLLGSSLFSAQLAGERGLPYAFASHFAPRLMHEAIRVYRNHFKPSAVLDKPYVMLGIPLVAADTDEQADYLATSVYQRILALMRGQSLVQRPPVKTMEGLWLPHEKDAVASFLGLAMVGSPAKIRAKLDVLIEQTGADELIFTCDLYEHADRIHSYELLAQLMKG; from the coding sequence ATGAAATCGCTGTCCGACGTAAAGTTCTCGACCCTCGACTTGGTGCCCGTGCGGGCCAACGGCAGTCCGGCGCAGTCGCTGCGCAATTCCCTGGACCTGGCCCAGCACGTGGAAAAGTTCGGCTACAACCGTTTCTGGGTGGCTGAACACCACAATATGGACGGCATCGCCAGCTCGGCCACCTCTGTGCTGCTGGGTTACCTGGCCGGTGGCACTTCGACCATTCGCGTCGGCTCCGGCGGCGTGATGCTGCCCAACCACGCCCCCCTGGTGATCGCCGAGCAGTTCGGCACCCTGGAAAGCCTCTACCCTGGCCGTATCGACCTGGGCCTGGGCCGTGCGCCCGGCTCCGACCAGATGACCGCTCGCGCCCTGCGCCGTGAGCGCTCGGGCAGTGCCGATGACTTCCCGGAAGATGTGGCCGAGTTGATGGCCTACCTGGGCCCACGCACGCCCGACCAACGGGTAATTGCCGTTCCCGGCACCGGCACCAACGTACCGGTCTGGTTGCTGGGCTCCAGCCTGTTCAGCGCCCAACTGGCGGGCGAACGCGGCTTGCCCTACGCCTTCGCCTCGCATTTCGCACCACGCCTGATGCATGAAGCGATTCGCGTGTACCGCAACCACTTCAAGCCTTCGGCCGTGCTGGACAAACCCTACGTGATGCTTGGCATTCCGTTGGTGGCCGCTGACACCGATGAGCAAGCCGACTACCTGGCCACCTCCGTGTACCAACGCATTCTCGCGCTGATGCGCGGGCAGAGCCTGGTGCAGCGCCCCCCGGTGAAAACCATGGAAGGCCTATGGCTGCCCCATGAAAAAGACGCAGTCGCCAGCTTTCTTGGCCTAGCAATGGTGGGCAGCCCGGCGAAGATCCGCGCCAAACTGGACGTGCTGATCGAGCAAACCGGTGCCGATGAGTTGATCTTTACCTGCGACCTGTACGAGCACGCCGACCGGATTCATTCCTATGAGTTGCTGGCGCAGTTGATGAAAGGCTAA
- a CDS encoding OsmC family protein, which translates to MSIVKKASAHWEGDLKTGLGSISTETGVLREAPYGFKARFEGGKGTNPEELIGAAHAGCFSMAFSMILGDAGLKADSIDTHAEVTLDQVDGGFAITAVHLVLKAKIPGASQAQFDELSKKAKEGCPVSKVLNATITLDGTLVN; encoded by the coding sequence ATGAGTATCGTTAAAAAAGCATCCGCGCATTGGGAAGGTGACCTGAAGACTGGCCTGGGTTCCATCTCAACGGAAACCGGGGTACTGCGCGAAGCGCCCTACGGCTTCAAGGCCCGTTTCGAAGGCGGTAAGGGCACCAACCCGGAAGAGTTGATCGGCGCAGCCCACGCTGGCTGTTTTTCCATGGCGTTTTCCATGATTCTCGGCGACGCCGGGCTCAAGGCTGACAGCATCGACACCCACGCTGAGGTGACCCTGGACCAGGTCGACGGTGGTTTCGCGATCACTGCGGTGCACTTGGTCCTCAAGGCCAAGATTCCAGGCGCTAGCCAGGCCCAGTTTGATGAACTGAGCAAGAAGGCCAAGGAAGGGTGCCCGGTGTCCAAGGTGCTGAACGCGACCATCACACTGGAT